Genomic window (Musa acuminata AAA Group cultivar baxijiao chromosome BXJ1-9, Cavendish_Baxijiao_AAA, whole genome shotgun sequence):
ATGATGAAGGTTCTGAAGGTTGCAATCCTGTGTACCACCAAGTTGCCAAATCTAAGACCTACCATGAGAGAGGTGGTCAATATGCTGATCGATGCAGATCCTTGCAATCTTGCTGCCAGGGAAAAGAACTACTACAAGAATCTTTAGCTTCCATGCCTCTGTGCCATGACTATGAGCTTTTAGATCTGTTCATGGCAGTTCAGAAACACCTGTCTTCCTTTCAATCAGCAAGTCAAGGACACAACTATTTCTTCAAAAGTCAAAAGAACAACAAGAACAATCATGGTTAGAAGTATCTCAATTGAATGGTTCAGTTTAGTAATATGGTTCAGTATGTGAAGTTTTCTTCGGTTTTGTTTATCTGTGTAATTATAACAAAACTCCAAAAAAAATTATCCTGTAATAAATGAATCTATTAATCTCTAGATTTTGATGCTATATTTTTTTCACCTTGTCATGAAGTTATGAGTCAAATTGTTTGTGTCCACAACAAAAATCTTGAAATATCTGAACTGAGGAGCTCTGGCTTGAACTTGCATAATCTGAATGCATTAAATGGCACTCCAACTGCTTGCTGATCCTTGCATAAAAATTCACTGTGAAGCTGATGCCGGCCTCTGCATCTTCAAATTGTTCCATATGGCCTGTGTATCAACATCTGCTTGACCTGCACTCCATTACAAGATCACTTCAAACTTCAATTTTGTGCTAAATAGGAAACACGGCTAATTATAGCTGAAGGATAGAAAGAGTATTATTTATCATACATTCTAAGTTGTCCTAACAGGACTGTATATAACCTTTCTTATGATAGCAGAAAAGAAAATCTCTCTTGCAGATATTTGGAATAGCTTGATATAGATAATGAATTGCCAATAATGATCAACAGACTAcctaaaaatgatcttgatgagtaCTGAATGACCCACCTTTTCTCCTAATGGAGTTAGTTCTCTTTTTAGTGATTTCCATCCTATCATCAGAGTCATAATTAAGATAGGACAAAGAGAAGAAATCAGCATGTGGCACTAGCTCAAAAGTGATTAATGCTTTTAGGTGAAATTGATTTTGTTTAGTGCAAATTTAGCCACATTTTCCCCTAATGGATCTCCCTTTCCACCAGTCTCCCAATCAAAGATTACTACTACTAGCTTTAGCTATATTGGTGGTCTCTCCTGATGTTGATGCTAGTGCAGCAGTGGCACTCTATTTCCATCTATCTATCAGTAAACAAAAGTATCTGTCAAACAAAAAAATACTTCATCCAAGTCTAAGATTTCAAGTATTTCCTATTCCCTTCCAACCTCTGAAGACTTCTGCTATGGCAGGAAAAGAGAAGTAGATGGATAGTGAATTATCTTTTGAGACAACTGCAAACTAGAAAAGCAAATCAAAGGTCAATTATTTAGTGTGTGAAATGCCATAAAATAAGATCCATGATACCTAACACACTTTTGGACCATACAATAATTAATCAGCAGTTGGCAGAATCTTCCATAGTGCAGTACAGTTCTCTTGAACCTACAATGAAGAAGATGGTTGTTGTACTATGGACAACTTCACCCTTCTTGAACTTCTAGTAAGTCTCTCAAATGGTATAGAAATTTTGATTTCTTGTACTTGTCATGGTTATGTTACATTCTTTTACCTTTAAAATCAAAGAAGTTGATGCATCTAGTATAATCATATATCCAGTTTGATAGCACAgaaaaagatccatatagtccATCCCAAAGAAGTCAGCAAGCTTGCAGAGTACTCACATAAAACTAGTTGTTGTTTCACATCAGCAGCAAAGGaatatgatatctttcactcagaATTGTTCTCCCTCACATCACATGGCATGGCTTTGTGTACATTTCATCTCTAATACACAGTCTTGAAAGGGGCAGCTGCCTTGAGATTATGCACAATGTCTGCCACAGAACCAATGCTAGCAGCAACAGAGACAAGCAGGCAGAAGAAACTTAAGCCCTGCAGGGCAAACCACTTGAGTGCTCCCCTTTGGATCTTCTCCTGAGCCATGTGCATGCTCACCGGGAAGTAAACGGCCAGTGGCCAGAAGCCCAGAGCGCCTATCAGACCCAGAACAGCGTTGAAGAATGGCAGCAGCATGGCGACCAGCGTCGTGAACATGATGAAGATGGTCCTCGAGACGAGCTTCGACAGCGTGAAGCTCCACGAGCCACCAACTTCCATGAACGGCACTCGCACCGAGTAGGTCTTGCGGATGAACTTGTTGTCCGGCCACTGGAACAACAGGTAGTTCTCAAACCTGGCGAAGATTGGCTGCGCGTACACCTGAAAGGCATGCATTCAAGCAAACAGGTGGTGAGCCCACGGTTCCAGGAACGACCGAGAGGGAGGGCAATGGCTGCATCTTGTGCTCACCTGATATGCCCCGATGAGGTGGACGATGACACATATGTTGGCTATGTCGACGAGCCAAAAGGGTTCGTAGAAGCCGAACCCAGTTAGGATGTTGCCGGGAGCATCGTTACCGAATGCAGCGTACCCTATGCAGCCAAGAAGGAGGTAGAAAACGGTGGTGAGCCCAATCCCGTTGAACGTCGCCCTTTTCATCGATTTGTTCTCCGGAGGAGGTGACTTCAAGGTGTCCTACAGTCGATCAAACGTAGATGTTCTACCTGAATCCAAACAGAGGACGATGGAGGAGGAGTAGAAGTGAAAGAAGCTAAGCTAAGAACTCCACCTGGATCTCAATCAAGACATCAGCAAAAGTGTAAGCGAAAGCTACATTCCCCAGCGCGAGGAGCACATCGAACGCCTTGTCACTTGCGGCCACATCGCTGGTACCAGCCAACGTCCCCCTGAACTCACCATGAGAAGCCCACTTGCCCATGCACAGGCCGAGGCCGATGAAGGAGTACCCGAACGACGTCGCCACTGCGACCACCGACAGCCACGTTATGTTCTCCAAGCTGGGGAACTGAGACAACACCAGCTGGAAGAGGCCGAACACCACCATGAAGGTGTTGCCAGATGCGTCACATCTTGCGCTGTGCCCGTTCCGGTGGAAGCAATTCGCGCGCTTCACCGCGCTTCGGGAAGAAAGCAGAACACATCCTTCATCAAACATCAAACAAATCCAACTCCGATTCAACAGAACGAGCATCACACACTCACTCACATCATGCTCGTGCTGGCTGTAATGGTGTAGCCCACAAGAGTCCCCCAGAGGTTGACATACTGAGCACATCCACACAAGAACACATGCTTAGGACCTGCAGAGCAGAAGATGCAACAGTTGTGTCAGTCGCTCAGCTCCCACCAAAAGAAATCGAAGTGCTCGGTTCTCGAAGATTGTTACCCGAGTATGATCTGACTGCATCGATGTAGGCACGATTTACGGTTCCATCGACAGGATCTGGGAACCTGTAGCAGTTGGCAAGCAGAACCGCGGTGTAGTAGGTGACGCAGGAGAAGCCAAGGAGAACGAGAGGGCCGACGATCCACCCCAGCTGAGCAACACTCCATGCGAGCGCCAAAACACCGGAGCCGATCAGTGCAGCGACGATGTGGGCTGTCGCAGTCCACACAGTTCCTGCACTCGAGAGGGTTTGTCACACAAACAAGAAGCTCGTCATGCAAAGCATTGCAGGTGCCTGCATACCTCGTCTTTCATGGTCGCCATGCTCAATGTCCGTCACTGTGCTCTTCTCCATGGCCTCTCTTCTGCCCTGAACTGCGGCTAAAACCAGAAAGGAAGGAAGCTGAGACTACCAAACATGTGATGGAGAAGGCGCATTATATAGCAGCGCATGCAGCACATTGATTCTTCAACACGAAAGCTTCTGAGGCAAAGATCAGCGTGAAAGGAACAGAGGGGCTGCAGTTTGTTCAGTAAAGTGAAGGAAAAGAGTTGCATTATTAGAAGACAAGTAAAGCAATTGGATTCAGATCACTATGTAGGAGATGAATTCCATCAACCGATCAAACCTACTACTTTTGAGTAACTTCCACCATTAGAGTCCCACTTCATTGAAGCAAAAGACTCCAACATAAGTAGCTAAATTTAACTTATATGTCCTTTTAgatagtcttcttcttcttcatcatcatcatcatcatcatcatcttcttcttcttcttcttcttattaagGCATTGCATTTTGGACATCTTCTGTAAGATGTGTATTAATGAAAGAGATTTAAGATACAAACATAAGTATTTAGGAGTGGCAGCTCAAGTTGTAGTAAGATAAAAGAGCTTTTGGTCACCCCTTGGAAAGGTGAGTGTGGAGTCAAGCACTGCATGAAGTGGAGGGGCCATCCGAGAAAAGACCGGCCGTCGATGGCCAACGCAGACTGCACCAGCGACATAATTAAAAGCAGCAGAGAGTGATGCTGAAAGCCTCGCCTCAGCAAATTTGATGGATTGTGCTAACTCCCTCCTCTGTCTTTGTTGGATTCTCTGCTTGTTTCCATCAATATGGCTTGCAAGTTTTCCACAGAGGTCTCATCTGATATGTGATTCCCTCTCAAAAAGACTGCAAGATTGCGCAGATCCTGATCCAAACATGGAGATTTGAGAGTGATCCAAACTGGGGCAAATCTCAAGTTCTTTGAACTGATCCAAGTTCTTTGACATCCTCACCAGAGTACTACCGTACATACATACATCACAAACATGTCCTACATCTCAAAAGAAGGCAATAATGCAGGAAGAAGTGCTCGAGACCAAAAGGAAATGTTAGAGAATGTGGATATGGATCAAAGGCAGCTCAATGATGCACTTAAAAGGTGCAACCTGGAGCCATAAAATAGTTGTGGAGTGAATGCTTGAGGAgtaggcaacaatatgcgatcaAGAGGAGAAAAGAGCTTTTGCCACAATTAAGTTGGGTTGCAGAATACCCTTTGGGCGCCCCCTGacacttctttctcttcttccaatTCTTTGACATTGTTTTGGTGCTTTTAGGCATGCGTTCTTCTCTGCAACTGAGGTTTGGTAGATACCAAAGCTCAACTGCAACTATTTGAATGATCACAGAACGTGTGATGGTTTTCTTTGCATTGAGGGCAGAATCAGGGACTCTACTGTCACCAAAATGTAGGACTCAAAAGTGAACCTTTCTTCTCCCTTCATAAAAGTTGAATCATGTGGATCTAATTATATAATAGAGGAAGATAAGAAAAGAGAAGATCAGTACAGAAGCATATCATGGCACAGAAATCTCTCTATCTTCAGCATACCATGGATTTTGTTTGGTACTGAATAGATACATATACTAGCAAGAGTTCCTTTAAATCCTAGTTTTCTGGCTGATAACTGAGGAGATACAAATCACATAAAAGATTTTGAAGCAAAGCTTGGATAAATTCTTCAGCTTTTCAAGTTGATCTGCTAATTAAAAGAGAACAGAACTAAAAGAAGGAACAGCTGAGGAGCTCCAAAGGAAGAAGACATGTCAAATACCTGAGGGGTTCTAATCATCTCATCTAGATTATGTGCAGCAGATTGAAAAGAACAATACCTCTTTGGTAGCCTGGGATAAATTCAGTGTGTGTGTGCATGGAGTCATGCAATGACACCCAAGAACAGATACACATGGAGTATCATACTGCCAAGATATTGCACATTGTCTTGAGAAAGGACCTTTGGAATAGGAAGGAGAATTTGTTTTGGTATGACAGATGAATTGCAGAAGGATTCATTCTGTTGAATTATGATCAATCATTTATGTTGGAAGCAAACATGAATCCACAGGTTAAGATTACTGATTTGCCGGTAAATGGCAGGTGGTTTTTACCTCTTGCAGTGGCTGCATGCTGTCTCTCATCTGTGGCAAATGCCCAACATGCATCAGAAAAGCCTGATGAGGTGCTCTGAATTCCAAGCATAAGCTGCTGAATTTGAAGTTTGGTGTCATGTACTCGATATGACTCATTGTGTTGAATTGATCAAATTGATCATATCAACAGAAgcctaagaaaataatattcttcaGAATATTTTTCTTGCTTCTTTCTATGGATAGAAACCTTCTACTCATTTTTACAGGATCTAAAATTTTATTTGTATTCTCAATAGAGTAGTCTCTAGGATTTGGTACTCATGATGTGATAGACCTTCAAAAAGAGAAACAATCGATCAAGAGGTTATAAACTATTTCATCTAATCAAATTCCTAAAACATAATCTCCATGACACAACAGATAACCTACAAGCACATAGAGAAATACAAGGAGCAACAAAAGGAGTTAGCAGATGATTTGATTCATATGCTTCATTTCTGCTGTCAGTGATTCAGTTGTTGCTTGTGATGAGTCTTTTGTGCCTCTCCTCCTGCAGCAAACATGCATTGAACTTACTGCTAATATATATTTGCAACTTAAACAAGAACTTAAAACCATATGCTTTCACTCAACCATACCTGCAGCAGCCTTCTTTCTGCCATGAGCAATGTAGAGCTTTTTCACAGAAGTAATAAACAACCTACACAAGCATAATTATGCTTCAATTATATCAAAAAGCATGCATTAATAATCATTTCATTCCATGAGAGAAAGAACTCATTGGAGCAAAGGCAAGTGAGCTCAAAATCACATACTCCCAGGGGATATCACCAACAAGCATCTGATCACCTTCACTATCTTCATAAAGCAGAACAAAGTCATCATCAGCAACCTCATCATCTTGTTCTCCTGAATTGTTTGAATAATTAGCTGAAAACAAAAAAGACAGAAAAGTTCACATATGATTCTTCCATGACTGACTCTCAAATGCTCTCATGCATATCAGGAAAAATGAAATGTTCACACTGGTTTTTTCTGTGATCAATATACAGAGCATTCTGATACCGCAAAATGTTTAATTATCATTGTGAAtctgatttttaaaaaataatataaaatttataatgatgATTAATAGTAGTTAGCCtaagtttttttatatttattaatataattggCTTCTATGAAGAAGGATGTTAACATTTGAAGACACACATAAGCCTTTAGGGGCAAATATGCTATTTTCAGAATTTTGAGGGGATAAATATGTAAAACTCCCTGTAAAGAATGGTAAATGGCCATAAGGTGTTCGACGTAAAGCACACGCACAGAGCGGGGGTGGAAACCTGATCGCATCCGAGCTCCCGTACAGGAGAGGAAGTTGCGGAGCAACTTGGAGAGGGCGCGATAGAGCGACCGGTAGCTCTCATGGGCTCCCAGGTCGATCTTCCTACCCACCACGTAGCCTTCCATGTTAACCTTCACGAACATCGCAGGTCTTGATCTCGATTCTGTCGTAAGCACTGTTGTTGCCTCTCTCTCTGTTAACTTTCGCCTCTTCGCGTCGTTCTCTCCGTCCATCCCGGGCTTCAGCAGGCTTAGATGCTTTCGAGAGGTTCGCACTGGCGGCCAGCCgacaagcagcggcggcggcggcggcggcggcgtggaAGACGAAGGATGCGCATCTCTGCTAGCACAAACAGCAATCCAAACAAGATAACTCAAAGATCATGCGACCGTCTTTTCATTGGATTTTGACTAAGTTATTGAGGAAGTCGGAGATTACTCTCAACTTATCTCTACCAAACCCTTCTATATAATTATGCATCACATTGTCAATCTATAGTGAGTTAGATTTCAATCCTAACTAAAAGTTTTCTTGTGATAGTTGAGATATGCATCATATTCTCGATATGACATGCACATTTCTCTAGTAGTCTCCTATCATGTTCTTCCTCAGACAACCGTCATCAAGAACACTCCATCATGAATGGTAAGAACAAAACCAACCATTCCAACTAAGTAGCAAGTACCCCCGAGGAAGAAGAGCAAGTGTTCATCTTACCAAAACTGCAGAGATGCATGGTGTAGGAGAAACCTATACCGACCTCGGCGCAGAAGAAGCTTGCTCGAAGACTGCCTTCTGCTGCCGAGCAGCGAGACTCCACGGGTGGATGAATCCGCTGTGGATCTCAGCTGGAAGCCACTCCTTAGCTCCTTGGTCTCTTCGGTGCACCACAAGGTTATCTCTGGTAGCTAAGAGTCCTCGGCACTCGCCGGAATCACCACCGCCAACGTTGCAGGCCATGACACCGGAAGAGATGCGAAGACTGAGCTCCAAGGGGTTCCGGAAACCATGGGCTGCTTCTGTGGCTTTATCTTGATCGTGAGCTCCTCCTCCCTCCTGTCTTCTGCTTGGAGGTTCAAACAGTATGGACTTCATGATCGACCTTCGCAGGAACGGCAGAGAAAGGTGATGCGATTAGGTTGGTTTGGTGGGTTTAAGAAgacatgcatctctctctctctctctctctcgtttgagCTTCGTTGAAGTGGTTGATGTACCAATGTAGTAGCATCATGAGAAAGGCTTGGAACTATGATTAGGTTAAGGACACCACAGGAGTTCATGCTTTTCTCACTGATCATTGCTGCTAGAGCTGCATGCATTAAGACATGGATGTGAAGCGTGATGTACTAATGTCCTGAACAGTTGGTAATAATTACTTGCAATTTCCAACAAAAGTTTGCTCATAGCTACAAACAATTATTACCCCAATAAAGACTTCATATAGAACACAATATATGTACTTATCAACTACTTTGATTAAAGAGGCATGATTAATGACACCAACACCACAATGGAGGGATTTCCTGGATCAACATAATCATGGAAAGTATAAATTTATTGTGCAATCAattaaatcaaaactataacatgtcTTTCATTTCAAACAAATCTTAGCATCTTAATTATAAGTCTAGTGGCTGCTCTTTTTTTTGGGGGTGGGggcagaaataaataaaaaatacagatcattttttgttttatgaatgaTTAAAATGGCCCAACCTTTGTCAGTTTCTTTCAGTATATACAAGAATACAAAACCAATCTTCAGTAGTTGCATTACATACATTTACCAGAAAAATGGATGAAGTATGATTTGGCTTTGGAGATTTGGAGCTCATGAGGGCAATGATGGGCATCTTCTTCTCTTCTGATCCCTCCACTCACAATGAACTGTTGCTGCATGCTGCAGAAATCTTTGCTGGTATCTGGTATCTCTTCTTTCCATTCTGACCTTTTAGAGAAATAAGACTTGAAGCATATGCTTTCTTTTTGCCAACCCTATCATTCTTATGAGCTAAACTTTCTTGTTTAGTGTTCTCAAAAGTCATGCTAAAGTACTTTGCTTTTTTGTTTAGTAATCACCTAACAAGCTGACTGATTAAACCTATGGCATTTAGGACTTGGCTATGATTAAGCAAAACTATAAGGATGAGTGTGAATCATTAATGAAGCTTTTTCTGGTCAACAAAATTGTAGACCAACCTTCATTATATGCCATTGAGAAGCTCATTCAGTGTGATGCAGCAGTTTTAGGGATTAATTAACCTTCACAGTGAGATGATCAAGTTATTCCTTGTAGTTCCAATTTCACCTGAAGTAGTCTGCCGATTCGCTTATAATCAACCTTCATTTTTGTATAATAATCTCTGTATAAATGTACCATATTCAACCTTGTTTTATTAGAACAAGAAATGGAAGCATAAAACAAGACAGCCAAACAACTAAAACAGCACAGGAGTATCTCATTGATCGGCTCCTAGACAATGGAAGACACCCATCAGAGACCACTCAAAATGGGATCAAATAGTTTTCCCCTTGGCTCGTCCTGTAGACTGATATGACAAAACTGATGCACCACTTCAAATTGAAGCATCCCTTCTTGTGCGAATCACAGATAggattgaaatgttgatgatgatgatgatatgagaTGAGAATGCTAAAGTGAAAGTCATGATCACACACAAACAGGGTGGTGCCATCTCAATTTCCCTACAGCAGCAATCATCACATTCAAGCTTTCTTGCTTTACCAAAGTCCCCATTCAATTACCTCACCACTGCTAAATTAATTCATCTTTTTTCCTTAAGCAAAAAACTGCAAATGAGTTTTCTCAGCAGTGAAGAGAGTTGAATTATTGACGAGTCAAACATGCATGCAAACCTCTACCTGTGGTTTAGTCTTCTCTCCTCCCTGGGTGGGGAAGAAAGTTGAACAGTAACGTAGAAAGAGACCAGTCATGTTAAAGAACAGTGAAGAATCAAACCAAACTTCCCCACTGAGGATAAATTGCAATGTTTGGTTGGTAAATGAATAGTTCAAGCCAAATATCAGTTCTTACTATAAGATGCCATCATAATTGACGATTCACTCATTCACGTCTAAAGTGTTTGACAAAATGGCTTGAAGTGATGCACGCCAAGGGGAAGAAAAGGCCCCAGTGGTCATCATGAACCTTGGTGACATATCCGAGTGCCACACCTAAGCAAAGAGAAAGCAGTAGCAAGAAACCATGTCAATCCATGAAGCCATCACGTCAATCATACGGCACTGTCCCAAAAGATGATGAACATGTGCTTTTATCCCATGCACTGCAGTGCCTTCTTTTCTCTTTGTTCGCTTGACCTGCGAAAATGGCGGGCGTTTTAACAGCTATCCATTGACTTCCAATCATTTCCTTTCCCTTCCTCTCTGTTTTTGCATGGATTTCTGACATCATTGGCTTTCTGTTTGACTGATGAAATCCATATTTTTTTACCCAACACAACACATTACGATCAAAAGATAAAGAATTTTTATGTCAATTGCTGCAGTTCAAGTTCATAAAACTTAGGAAATTAATGGTATCCAAGAAAAGGATAAGTAGGACCAAAGAATATATTGTACTACTTTATTGGTGCTCTGAAACTAGTGGTCATTTTGACATTTTTATTTCAATTGCTACTTGTCATAAGATAAGAGAATGAAATGCAACTGATATAACAAGGCAACGATGATTGCATACTCATACCACTCATTGGGCATATCACCACCATCGGATGTCACAAGACATTATGATGTTTGTCACCTATGACCCATCATGAGGCTCTTTATGATAGTTTGACTGAGGTGGTGTTCTGTCTTTGTCAATCAAAGAGAGAGCAATTTGAGGTTAGAAAAGATCAAACAATTGGGATGGTAATCTAATATTTGAAATCTTTGTTCAAAAATTAATGAAAGAGATAATGCAATTTTAGATGATGATGTATGACTTCCACTAGTTGCTAAAGACCAAGAAAGTATGAATTAGCCATTGATGTATGACTTCCACTAATGCAATTTAAGACATTGATGAATGAAGACCATTTTATCTTTTGGACAAAATAACACAGCTATAGTCAGCGACAGTCAGGTGTAAGTTAAACAGGGTATGAATTAGCCTTTGACAATAATAACAACCATTAGACGAAGATTATATCCAAGATATTATGTTCTACAACAAAAAATTAATTATTCCAAGATAATTTTTCTTCTATTCTGTTAATTCATCACCTTCTTTCTTCTTGGTACATTAGACAAACAAGCATCCTAAGGAAGGTCAAATTAGTCGATGCTTACAAGTATCATATCAGAACACAAGTCTGGAAAATGGCTAAAACTGATGCAGCAAGTATGCTGACTCCAATGCAATTAGTGATTAGAGAAAGCACACCTCCAAAACTCTATGGAATATCATACTTCACAGTGCCAAGATACAGACCACAGGCAGGAGCCATGGGGCTTGCAGCAGTCACCGATTTTGCATTCAGAATTCTTTCGACTGCATCAAATTAATTGATAGAACACAAATTTAGGATTATAATATCTTATAGAATGACCACATTTTTCATTGAATGAATGTGAGAGAACATACCATCACTGACTGTTATCTCTCCAGTCCCGACAGATTTTAGACCACCAACCATAAGCCTGACCTGCGAAATTGGACTAATCTTAATGCCCTTCAAAACCATGAAACAACAAGATAATAGAGTCACAGGAATATTTGGTTTGCTAGTTTCTTGATAGCTGTAAATATACACATCTATTTTAATATACTAGCTTAATAGCATTTTAGTCCCCAAATTTATCTTGTTCAAAGATACTTCCAAAAATTTACTGCTAAAAAACCAAGGAAGAGCAGGTTTTTGAATTGCCGCAGATGTGAAACAACAGGAATGAAGAGAGAGAATGaagtgaagaaaaagaaagagagagaaacagCAAATACAAGATACCAGCAGATATAGTCAATTTTTTGTTCATATCAAATAACTACTGATAATGATATTCACTATAATTACAGTGAAGTTTAACCAATTATGTCAGTATTCCAAGtgactgaaaaataaaaatttaccagTTATTTCATGACAAaataactagtcaaaccattttctaaggggattttgatatcAAATCAAACTCCTACCAAAGTGTTCCTTCTAAACAAAAACATGTCCAGAATAAGCGAATCTGCTTACCTTGAAAACAATACACCAAAATCTGTACAGAAATACATGAACTAGACTATGGTGGCCTGACTGCATGTATTCGTTCAACCAGGCTCCAAAATGGCCCAGGAGGCAATAGCTGTGTCTAATTTCAAGTTTTGGATTCTTTGATAGCTTTTTCCAAACAATGCTATAACCAAAAGAGACCTACTATCATCAAGAAACCTCAGAATAGGACCCTAGAATTATCATACAAGAAATATCGTAACATAATGAAAACTCAAATATAACTTGAATCAATATAGACTCAGTAGAATCTTTAGCAAACTTGTTTTCTGCAGCCGCAGAAAAAGTGTGATACATGAATTATGATTGTGATAAAGAATCCTTAGAGCATCAAATGTTCATTAACCTGAGAGGGTACTGCAGCAAATATCAACTGATTGGGATAGAGCATCTAAAAGTATCATATGGAGAACAGATCCCCAAGAAATGTAGCAAACTGAGATAAAACCTTTAGCTACCGAAAATTCTTCATCTGTGCTATCAGATTAATTAACCACTCAACTCATACAACCAGTGTCAAGCCTCAACAAGCAAAAGATACACTTTGTTTTTGGCAAGATACAAATTCTCCATACATTATCAAAGCACATAAATGGAGCAATGTCTTCTCTTCCTGATAACACATGATAATTCCACAAAAAAAAGGACACTTCT
Coding sequences:
- the LOC135592699 gene encoding auxin-responsive protein IAA25-like isoform X2 — its product is MKSILFEPPSRRQEGGGAHDQDKATEAAHGFRNPLELSLRISSGVMACNVGGGDSGECRGLLATRDNLVVHRRDQGAKEWLPAEIHSGFIHPWSLAARQQKAVFEQASSAPRDAHPSSSTPPPPPPPLLVGWPPVRTSRKHLSLLKPGMDGENDAKRRKLTEREATTVLTTESRSRPAMFVKVNMEGYVVGRKIDLGAHESYRSLYRALSKLLRNFLSCTGARMRSGEQDDEVADDDFVLLYEDSEGDQMLVGDIPWELFITSVKKLYIAHGRKKAAAGGEAQKTHHKQQLNH
- the LOC135592699 gene encoding auxin-responsive protein IAA25-like isoform X1; protein product: MKSILFEPPSRRQEGGGAHDQDKATEAAHGFRNPLELSLRISSGVMACNVGGGDSGECRGLLATRDNLVVHRRDQGAKEWLPAEIHSGFIHPWSLAARQQKAVFEQASSAPRDAHPSSSTPPPPPPPLLVGWPPVRTSRKHLSLLKPGMDGENDAKRRKLTEREATTVLTTESRSRPAMFVKVNMEGYVVGRKIDLGAHESYRSLYRALSKLLRNFLSCTGARMRSANYSNNSGEQDDEVADDDFVLLYEDSEGDQMLVGDIPWELFITSVKKLYIAHGRKKAAAGGEAQKTHHKQQLNH
- the LOC135592698 gene encoding amino acid permease 6-like, whose translation is MEKSTVTDIEHGDHERRGTVWTATAHIVAALIGSGVLALAWSVAQLGWIVGPLVLLGFSCVTYYTAVLLANCYRFPDPVDGTVNRAYIDAVRSYSGPKHVFLCGCAQYVNLWGTLVGYTITASTSMIAVKRANCFHRNGHSARCDASGNTFMVVFGLFQLVLSQFPSLENITWLSVVAVATSFGYSFIGLGLCMGKWASHGEFRGTLAGTSDVAASDKAFDVLLALGNVAFAYTFADVLIEIQDTLKSPPPENKSMKRATFNGIGLTTVFYLLLGCIGYAAFGNDAPGNILTGFGFYEPFWLVDIANICVIVHLIGAYQVYAQPIFARFENYLLFQWPDNKFIRKTYSVRVPFMEVGGSWSFTLSKLVSRTIFIMFTTLVAMLLPFFNAVLGLIGALGFWPLAVYFPVSMHMAQEKIQRGALKWFALQGLSFFCLLVSVAASIGSVADIVHNLKAAAPFKTVY